CAAGATCGAAAACATCATCGGATTCGAAGGGAGACAAAGGATAGAAAGACTAGAATCTGGAGCTAAACTCTCacaaagaatgaaaaatttaggGTTTTTCAGTGTGCCATATGGTGAAGACACACTTAGTGAAGTGAAGTTCTTGCTAGATGAACATGCAAGTGGTTGGGGAATGAAGACAGAAGATGATATGATTGTGCTCACATGGAAGGGTCATAACTCAGTGTATGCAACTGCATGGTTTTCATATGGGTTTGAAGATCAACTAATGGAGCATGCAGAACCCAAGAACTCAGCTTTGGACACCATTAGAACACCATATTAATGGATGTTGGGGGTGGTGGTCAAATGTACATAGGTAGCTTGTTGAACCCTCCATAGAGGTAGGGTTGAGAAGAAAGTGACTAAGTTATAAGTGTCTGTTGTTTTCAGTAGTCAGAAAGCTGCAAAATGAGCAGAAATGTTTCTTTCTTTTCTCATGCTTGTTAGCTTTTTTATTTCAAGAAGTTTAGAGCTAAGTAGGTTTTGACATGCTTTATGTCTTATTTCTATTAATATAGTCATGTACTTTTACTTTACTACTATCTTATTAtcattagtattattattttgttcATTCAAGAATCACTATGGTTTTGAGATTTGACACCACTGAATGGAAATAGATATTGGTTGCTAAATCAAACCCTCTTGGTGGGTATGAAGGATACCTATTTGATGGGTATCAAAATATTACCAATACCTTTTAACCAGACATACCTAAATTCAAAAATCtcaaaacaaacaccaccttggTTCATCACTATGGTTATGAGGTTTTACATGAATTAATGAATGAGAATGGATATAGGTTTctagggtcaagttattctacaaagtcttctaattgtaagaagtgtaagaaggatttatagagtgacaagtgtctaataacctaaaactaaacccactacatcaccaccaaaaacctaaacacccaccccccccccccaccacccaaaaacctaaccccccccccccccaaccaaaaaacctaaacacccccccccccccggcaaaaaaaaaaaaactatacctcacaaaaaacccccaaaaaacctaaccacccccacccccacccccaccccccaaaaacctaaaaaaaaacctaccccctccccccaaaaaaaaaacctaaaaaaaacctaacccccccccccccaaaacctaaaaaaacctaaccccccccacccccaaaaacctaaaaaaaactaaacacccaccccccacccccacccaaaaacctaaacccccacccccactccctcggcaaaaaaaaaaaaaaaaaaaaaaattttttttttagggtgggtgatgtgtgtgtgtggggggggggggggggttaggtttttggtggtggtggatgtctaagtttttttttttttttttttttttgtagtgagtttttttgtgtagtgggtttttttaggttattggacacttgtcactctataaatccttcttacacttcttacaattaggatcctttgtatttgattctaatcCTAGGTTTCTAAACCCATCCGTTTGGTGGGTATGAAGGATACCCAATTTGATGGGTATCAACCCATACTCTTAAACCAAACATACTTAAAAACACTATCAAATATTCAAATCTATACCCCCAATTCCATACTCTAAAACCAAACACCACCTCAGTTGACGAGATCCGAATTTAAATCCAAGTAGGAATTAAATTTTCAGTGTTCTTCGTGTCGGGTAGTCATGTCAGTTTTAACAGTTAAAAAAGTTCAAATTATTTTAGCATTTATCATTATTATGCTAGCTAAAGAGAGCAAGGGACACTTCGTTAAGTTGTTAAACTTAGAATAATATTCTGtaaggggatggttcaaatgaaaaccacttttaactcgaaaactaactaaaaaaaacctaaaaaaacacacaaaaaaaaattcaattttttttattaaaaatcgctagtttttgtatataaaaaaaactttttttcaaaaaaaaaaaacatttctttTGTAGTGCACACGTATAATaattcacatgtgtagtacacatacacatgtgtactatttattacacatgtgcactacaaaaaaaaaaaaaaaaattttgaaaaaaagtttttttatatagttaaaatagtgaaaattggtatgcaaaaaaaaaaaaaaaaaattggtatgttttttagtctgttttagttagttttcgagttttcgcatTAACTAGTAGTTTtcatttaaaccttcccctaTTCTGTAATTCTAGAAAACTATATAAACAAAAAGGAAGTAAAAATCATTATATCAACTTTTCCAGCATTACCATATCAATAGAAAAATAGCATCTGATGTGCAATTGTAGGTTTTCCAGAGGTTTCATCACAGGATTCACATATTTACCAGCCAAAAAATCGAAtcaaaatctgaaaaaaaaaaaattcaaaaacttgaaTTATGAAAATAAACCCTTCAAGCTTATGAAACCATTCATCTCAGCAACAGAAACACTCTGCCTGCAAGAACCAACATCAGACCAAGTCAACAACAGCAGAAAAAAGTCAAACAAAAAGTCAACAAGATCACGAAAAGATTCATACCCGCTTGACGACATTCATTATACAAGCAGAAATTCCTGTTTTGAGATGAAAAAACACGAGATTTATGAAAATATATGGCCCATATTAAAATCAGCAGCCATGACAAGTTGCATCTTCATTCTGTTATATGTAAAGATGCGTCCTCTTTGTTCTATAACTACACAGAAGAAACGATCCATTTCAAGAACCGATGATGAAAGAATGTACTTCAGCCCAGCTAGAAACCGTATACAAAAGGCCCGATAACCCCTTCCAACCAAACGCACTTCCTTCGACGTGCTCTTTTTGTTTCTTGATTAAAGCAGAAAATAACGGAACAAACGAAACACCAAAATGGGTTGCGATTTTTTGAAGGCTTGAACTTGAAGCAATAACTATGCCGATATCAGCTTCTAGAAGGCAAAGCAAGTCGCCAACCGAGTCACCAATGTAAATCGTCAGATTTGTTTTGTCACTTTCGACGCTATTTTTAAGAATATCGGTAAAAGCTTGAAGCTTGTCAATAGGGGTCTCGATCGTTTTGATGATTTCGCCAGTGGATAGAGAGTTTTCGTACAAGAACTCATTCGCGTGTACATTCATTGTGGGTATGCCCCCTGTTCATTTGATGAAAAATAATGAATTTTTATTGATAGGTTTGACGTATAAGATAACTTAGGAGTCACAATAATCATATACCTGAAGAGAAAGAAGACCGAATAAGATCGGCACACCAACAGTATGATAGAACGTGAACAATTACATTTAAATGTTGGTTGTTGGTGATGCTTTGAAAGAAACTCATGCAACCATCATGAAGAATAAGGCGTTCACCGGCACGTTTAATATCGTCAAGATTCAAACCCTTGAGTACATTGGATTCAATCACTTTCTTGTTCGCCCTTCTCTCAAATTCTGATAGTTGTTCAAGTGCCGTCTTCAGTCCCTCGTAATCAAACTCCTCAGCTGCAAAACcaccataaaaaaaaaaaaaaaaaaaaaaaaaaatcatataaaaccATCCAACCCGCAAACTATTTTTGTCCAACTTTTATAATAGTTAATGTCACGTACATTTGCATAAATGAACTTTGAGCAACTTTTAacctatttgacccgtttgacccatTTGACGTGTTACCTTTTTAGCAAAAGTTTTGAGATTAAACACAACCCAATTAAACATTTAACACCGTCACATACAACCAGACACCCCTATAAGAATGCCAAACAATCACTTACAATAAACGATTGTACCTTTCTGATTGGTCAGCATATTTTCTATGCACCGTTCATACTCTTCTGTATACTCTTTCTCGAGTAACTCGCATGTGCTTCTCAAGTCAGCCGAGGACATCCTAGcaatttgactttgactttccgGTTGATTTTGACTTCCGGGTTGACTTTGATCTGATTTCCGTGCAGTAACAATCGCAATCTCAGCCAAAATGGCAGAAGAATCCACCACAGTGCATGTTAAGTCAAAATCGGAAAATATCGTAAGACGGTGTTCAGTAGAAACATGCTGCTTTGATAATGGAAGAACCGTCTGTTGATCAACAGGCAGAGATAGAAAGAACTCCATCTCGAGTTTTAATGCTTGATGATAAAGTTTTTGCATAGTATCAAGCTCTTCGCCCGTCAAAGAAACACTTAACTTGTCTAGCACATCTTCAGTCAGGAGCATTGCTGCCTAAATGTGACAAAACATATATTAAACCAGAAATCAAGTATCAGTTTCATAGGGACATATctatttaaacaaaaaaaaaaatcacaaaataaTTGCTT
Above is a window of Helianthus annuus cultivar XRQ/B chromosome 14, HanXRQr2.0-SUNRISE, whole genome shotgun sequence DNA encoding:
- the LOC110908263 gene encoding bifunctional TH2 protein, mitochondrial; the encoded protein is MAAATTEEGTAKKFWDKFSKESILTLYTPFVVSLASGNLKVDAFGHYVAQDVQFYKCFAQAYELAEDCADDDDAKVSIVGLRKRVLKELKHHDSFVQEWGLDLSKETTPNPATTKYTNFVLATASGKVEGVKGPGELATPFEKTKVAAYTLSAIAPSMRLNVFLGKELMDFNGDQHPYKKWIDKYSSEAYQAAMLLTEDVLDKLSVSLTGEELDTMQKLYHQALKLEMEFFLSLPVDQQTVLPLSKQHVSTEHRLTIFSDFDLTCTVVDSSAILAEIAIVTARKSDQSQPGSQNQPESQSQIARMSSADLRSTCELLEKEYTEEYERCIENMLTNQKAEEFDYEGLKTALEQLSEFERRANKKVIESNVLKGLNLDDIKRAGERLILHDGCMSFFQSITNNQHLNVIVHVLSYCWCADLIRSSFSSGGIPTMNVHANEFLYENSLSTGEIIKTIETPIDKLQAFTDILKNSVESDKTNLTIYIGDSVGDLLCLLEADIGIVIASSSSLQKIATHFGVSFVPLFSALIKKQKEHVEGSAFGWKGLSGLLYTVSSWAEVHSFIIGS